Below is a genomic region from Dehalococcoides mccartyi.
CAGCTTTAGAGGCTGGTAATTCGGCCTGGGGGAGTATAGTAGCAGGTGCAGTATCCGGATTAAGCGAAGCATCTACCAGTGCCAGCTCAAAACTCAGGCTGGAGGCCGTATCTGAGCTGAAATCAAGCTGGCTGAAGGCTTTTATAGCTTTGGTAATACCCTCCAGGTTGGTTATGGCTGACACTTTTTGCAGGGCTTTTTTCTCATCTGTGGTAAGTTCCAAACTGCTTTCCGCTCCGCTGTTTACCAGCATAACCTGTCGCAGGTAATCCAGCAGTTCACGGCGGAACTGTTTTAAATCAAGCCCGTCAGCTACTACGGCATTAAGGGTTTTTAGTCCGTTTTTAATGTCTTTTTTGAGGATATTTTCAGCCAAAGTCTTTATGCGTTCATCTCCGCTGATACCCAGAGCCGCCTGTACCTGGGACAGGCTTATTTCCGCACCGTAAGTGGTGGCTATCTGCTGGAGCAGGTTTTCACCGTCACGGAAACTGCCGCCTGCCGAACGGGTTATCAGTTTTAAGGCTTCCGGTTCTATATTTATATCCTCTGCCTTGCTTATTTTTTCCAGTTTGCGGGTCATATCCGAAAGGGATACCCGGTGGAAATCAAACCGCTGGCAACGGGACATAATAGTCGGTAAAACCTTGTGGATTTCTGTAGTGGCCAGTATAAATATAACCCTTGGCGGGGGTTCTTCAAGCGTTTTCAGGAGTGCGTTTGAGGCACTGTTGGAAAGCATATGGACTTCATCTATGATATAAACCTTGTAGTTCGCCAGTGCCGGGGCGTACTGAACTTTTTCTTTGAGTTCGCGGATATCGTCTACCCCGGTGTTGGAGGCAGCATCTATTTCTATTACGTCCATAGAGCTGCCCTCGGTTATGGATAAACACATGGGGCAGGTATTGCAGGGTTCGCCCTTTCCCTGGTTGGTGGTGCAGTTTACCGCTTTGGCCAAAATGCGTCCGGTACTGGTTTTGCCGGTGCCTCTGGGACCGCAAAAAAGGTATGCCTGAGCAATACGCCCGCTTGAAAGGGCATTTTTCAGGGTGTGGGCAACGTGTTCCTGGCCGACAAGGTCAGCCAGAGTCTGGGGGCGCCATTTGCGGTAAAATACCTGACAGGTCATATCTGCCATATTATACCCTAAAAATGTTATTCTCCAAAGCAATTTCAGGCAGATATTTAGCTATGAGTTATTAAAAAACCCTGCCGGTTTGTCCTGCAGGGTTTGATATATTCAAAAGGCCTAAGTCTCAGCAGGTTTGTTGGCATAAACGGGTTACTCGTTTTTGCTATCAGGAACGGGTTGGGAAATAATGATGGCTGATAATACGCTTGCCTGCACTTGCTATGGGCTTACCCTGTGGTAGTATTAGCGGGTATTCAGGTTTAGCAGGGCGGGTAGGGTGCAGACGACGGTAATTTTCTGCCTGCACCCTGGATTCTTTATTCAATTCGCAGTTATACAAGGAATATATTTCAAACATTTATTTGTGCGGGTATGCAGTGTCAGCTGTATTTATTCGGTAAATACCTTTACCTTGCTGCCTTCACTGTCCACGTCTACCTCCATCTCAGTCATAGCTTCAATAAGCGGCTCGATATCCTCTTCACGCAGGTTCTTGAAATCAAAGTTGACACCCTTTTCCTTAAGGTTGCTGTCTATTTCATTGGTAGCATCTGCCGGAAGTATGGATGCCAGCTTGATTCCGGCTCTTAGCAGAGCCATTGGAACGCGCACATTGACCTTGGCATTACTGTCTTCGTCAGTGCCGTTTATTATTACCCGCAGGTATTTGGGTACTCCTTTGGCAGTTATGGCGGCAGCCGGGGCGGGTTTTGCGTCTTCATTACCCAGCGCTTCAAGCAGTTTATTGGCCTGGTCTACGGTTATTTTGCCTTCGGAAAGCATTTGCAGTATTTTTTTAGCATTTTCAGACATTTTTAATATTCCCCCTTATATAAACTGTACTTTTATACGTGTTTTATTGTCGCGGATATCTGCATTCATACCCCTGAGGGCACACCACAAGCGGTATGAATATGGACCGACAAGTAAAAGGAAGCGGCCTTTGCCGCTTGACCATGTCAGCAAAATGGCTAGCAGCATAAACGGTGCAAATACGATCATCAGTGCCAGTACAATGGGGTAGACCAGAAATAGCGGCAGTATAAGCGGGAAACTTCTGCTATGTTTGCCGAATGGTATTCCTACCCAAAACAGCATAGGTGGCCAGTACATTATCTTTGCAACCTCCTTAGAGCTTCTTCTACCGAAATCCCGCCCTTTTCCAGTTCTGTCAGTATGTTATCATCTTCATTGGTCTTGGGCGGGGTTGGGAAGTTTTCAACAAAGCTGAAATTTGCCCCTATCCGCTGCAGGCGATTTTTAACGGTGGGGTAGCTGATACCGAAAAACTTTTCCATGTCTTTTATTGAGCCGTGGCATTTTACAAATGCCATTACAAATACCTGGTCTTCAGCGGAGAGTCTGGCCAAAGCAGGTAAATCAAAGCTCCCCTCAATGGCAATGCCTGAAGATACCAGTTTGACCCGCTCAACCGTTACGGTTGCTCCCTGGGTGAGCTTGGTCAGTTCCTGCCAGTCTTTTGCCATATTGTGTACCTCCGGGTAGTTATTTAACTTATGTCAGTATTATATGGCGAAAAATTAAAAAAGTCAATATATAAATTAAAAAAATTAATAATGCATGGGGTAAATATTTAAAAACTTATTTGGTTGCCAAGAGGTATTCTGCGGACAATAAAAAACGGCTTCGGAAATTCCGAAGCCGTTAAAGTGCCATGTGGTTTAGAGGTTATTCAAGCAGGGAAGGAATATCTCTGCTGAGTTCATCGATGTCACGCCGCCTGTCCGCCAGGTCAGCCTGACGCTGCTTGATTACCGGCATCATGCTGGTGGAACGGTTGTAGTAGTAACGTACCCTCTCAAGGTCAGATAACTCGGAGAAAATAACGGTTACAGTCATGGTGTCTTTTTCGCGGGGGTAGTCACCGTTGCGGATAATGGCGTTAGGAGCCATCTCACGCAGCCAGTCACCCTGTTCTTTTATGATATCCATATTTATTTCTTTTGCAGGGGCGGAAATAAGGAACAGCGCCCGTCCGGCATCACGGGGGTCAATTTTCAGGGAAAGCTCGCTTACGGCTTCATCCATAGCCCGGATGCCCTTGTAGTTGGAAACGCTCTTCATCCGGAAATGGTCAGTTTTATCAAAGGGCAGGGTCAGAGTGCGGACGCGGGCCTTGCCGTGTCCGATAACGGTCCAGCCTGAAATGGTCTGGATGATATCACCGGCGTCCATGGTCTTGGCTCCAATGTACTTGGAATTCTTTTCTTCACCGGCACACAGCAAATCCCAAAAGGGCTCAACAATCAGGGAGTTTATCTTGGAAAGGTTGTAGCGGAGTGAAAAATCCTTGCGGACATAACGCTGGTTTTCCACCAGTATAACCGCATCTGCAACAGAGCTGATGGATTTTAAGCAGACAGCGGTATTGTAGACGGTGCGCTCTTCGGTTTTCTCCTCATGCTCAAAGGGCAGGGCTATTAGGGCATAAACCGGTTTGTCCATGTAGCGCTCTTTGATATGCTGGGCGATAATGGAAACCGAACCCGAACCGGTACCGCCGGCCGCACCGGCAATAACCAGAAAACCGTCTGCATCATAAAAACGCTTGGTGGTGCGCAGGGCATCTATAACCTTGTCGGCATCTGCTCTGGCAATTTCAGCACCCAGTTCATTTATTTTACCTACCCCATGGCCGCCGGTTTTACGCCCGCCGATAAGTATGCGGTGTTGGTGGTCAGGTTTGATGGTAACCAGACCTGAAAGGTCAGCTTGGTCTGTGTTCACGGCAAATACTCCCGGGCAGATGCTTACGTTACGCTGGGAGCGGGCCCTTTTATCCATACGGGCAAACTCATCCGCTATGCGGCTGCCGCATTGCCCAAGACCTATTACAATTAATTTCATTTTGTCCTCCGTTAATCGGGCTAAATTCTAAACTAATAGCTTTAGCATGTCAACAACTTACGTTTAAATCTATCCCAGTTATTAGTTTAAAAATCTATTTGGAAATATAAGCTATCAAATCTCCCAGGCGGGTGGAGTAACCCCATTCATTATCATACCATGAAAGTACTTTTACCATATTGCCGTCCAGCACCATAGTACTGGGGGCATCTATGATGGAACTGGCAGGGTTGCTCTTGAAATCACTGCTGACCAGTTCTTCTTCGCAGTATTCTAGTATGCCGGCCAGCTTGCCCTGGGCGGCTTCCTTGAAAGCGGCGTTTACTTCCTCTACGGTTACATTTCTGCCCAGTTCACCTACAAAATCCACCAGTGAAACGCTGGCAGAGGGTATGCGGAATGAAATACCGTCCAGTTTGCCTTTAAGTTCGGGCAGCACCAAAGCTACCGCTTTAGCGGCACCGGTAGTGGTGGGGATAACATTGACCGCGGCGGCTCTGGCCCGGCGGATATCCTTGTGGAACATATCCTGTATCTTCTGGTCATTGGTATAGGCATGGCAGGTAGTCATGAAGCCTTTTTTAACCCCGAATTTATCATGGAGTACCTTTATAAGGGGGGCGACACAGTTGGTGGTGCAGGAGGCATTGGAGATAACACGGTGAGTATTGCAGTTATATTTTTCTTCGTTTACACCCATAACCACGGTGATATCTTCACCCTTGGCCGGGGCGGAAATGACCACAGTCTTAACACTGCCGCGAAGGTGGGCGGAGGCTTTAGCGGCATCGGTAAACAAACCGGTAGATTCAATCACCAAATCTACTCCGGCGGTCTCCCAGGGGATTTGCATGGGGTCACGTTCGCTGAAAACCTTGATGGGTTTGCCGTCTACTATTATAGAGCAGTCATCAGATTCAACTGTGCCGGGATATTTGCCGTAGGTTGAGTCCCATTTTAAAAGGTGGGCATTGGATTTATTGTCTGCCAGGTCATTTACCGCAACTACTTCAAGTTCGCCGCGGTGGTACTGGTTTATAGTCCTTAGGGTAATACGCCCGATTCGTCCGAACCCGTTAATGCCGATTCTGGTTACCATAATAATCCCCCTTCAAGTAAATTATAGATTTATCTGTTTTTTGGCCTTAAGCATATCCAAAAAGGCCTCAAGCCGGGTTTTCTGATGCTGGTTTAAATGAAAATCTGCGTTGCCTTCCAGGGTGAGTATGGGAAGCGGCAGCTTTTGCCTCAATATAATATCACCGATAGCCCGATGACAGAAAGCTTGGGTGTAATGGATTATGCCGTCTATGCGGCGCTCAGTGAGCTGGATCTGAATATCCCTTAAGCGGTATTCCATGGGGTAGGGGTAGGTATAAGCGGTGTAAGACTGGGAGATATCAGCACCGCCTTCGGGCAGGCTGAACTGCCTCTGAATTTCATTAAACACCACTCTGGCTCCGTTTTGCTCAAGGTAAGGGTAAAGCTCCTGCCCGAATACCGAAGGAACGCCCAGATATGCCAGCCTTAGTTCTGTTGAGGGGTAAGGGGTGCGGCTTTTCGCTGTATTCAGAAGTTTCTGAAGGTCAGCTTGGTACTTTACATAATCACTATTAAAATCTGAACTGGATACCAGCCAGTAGTGGTCTTCAAAACCGGATACTTTGTTTTCGGCATAACACAGGTAGTCCAGTCTGTGTGCCAGCTCTCTGGCGGGACTAAGTGTTTTCCGCCATTCTTCCGCCGCCTCAAGAGTAGTACCCAGCCTAATGGCCAGCTTTGACAGAGATGCTTTTACCTCCGCGGGGTTGGGTTCGGTGGGGAAGTCAAAGGGAATAGTGCGGATACCTTTTAGGTTCAAAACTTCCCTTAGCATCTGGGTGTTTGAGCAGTCACCGCTGGTTACACAGATAACCTCGCTTATGCCTTTATCCAGGCAGACACCATAAATGCCTTTTATCCAGGCACAGCAGTTCAAGGGAAAGCCGTCTTTTTCAGCCAAGCGGATAAGCCTGTCAGGATTTGTATCTGAAACGAAAATATTATTCAGGTCCAGCGGGCTGTAACCGGCTGAAAGCAGTATTTCTATGGGTACGGTGGTGGTAATGCCGATGTATTTGGGGTGCCCGTTATTTTTCAAAACAGCTCACATTTTATGAAAAATTTTTTATCCCATATGGCATCTGGCATATCTTTAAAGCTTTACCCTGCGGATGCAGTGTGGGAGGGTTTTCACCGGTTGCCGGCTGCATCCAGAGGGTTTCTATATCCTTTTATAATTATTTTAGGTTGAAAAAGGCCTCTTTGCCGGGGTATTTGGCCTTTCCGCCCAGTTCCTCTTCAATGCGGAGCAGGCGGTTATATTTGGCAGTGCGTTCTGCGCGGCAGGGAGCGCCGGTTTTTATCTGGCCGGCATTCATGGCCACAGCCAAATCTGCAATAGTAGTGTCTTCGGTTTCTCCGCTGCGGTGGCTGACCACTGCCGTCCAGGCGGAATTATTTGCCATTTTGATAGCGGCAATAGTTTCAGACAAAGTGCCTATCTGGTTAAGTTTAATAAGTATGGAGTTGGAGGCATTTTCTTTTATACCCCTTTCCAGCCGCTTTATATTGGTGACATAAAAATCATCACCCACCAGCTGAACCTTGCTGTCGATTTTTTTAGTAAGCATTTTCCAGCCGTCCCAGTCATCTTCAAAAAGGCCGTCTTCAATACTGATTATGGGGTATTTTTCCACCCAGCCGCACCAGTAATCCACCATTTCGGCACTGCTGAGGGTTTTATTTTCAGTTGCCAGGGTGTATTTGCCTTCCTGATAAAGTTCGCTTGAGGCCGGGTCAAGGGCTATGAATATATCTTCACCGGGGCGGTAGCCGGCTTTTTCAATGGCTTTCAGTATTACTTCCACCGCATCTTTATTGGTGGGTAGGGAAGGGGCAAAACCGCCTTCATCACCTACAGTAGTATTCTGGTTCATACCTTTCAGCACTTTTTTCAGGCTGTGGTAAACCTCGGTACCCATCCGGAGTGCCTCGGCAAAGCTTTTAGCACCTGTGGGCATCACCATAAACTCCTGAAAGTCAGTGGAGTTTGAGGCGTGTTTGCCGCCGTTTAATATATTGAACATGGGTACGGGCAGGATGTATTCGTCACAGTTGTTCAGGTAACGGTAAAGA
It encodes:
- the dnaX gene encoding DNA polymerase III subunit gamma/tau, which translates into the protein MADMTCQVFYRKWRPQTLADLVGQEHVAHTLKNALSSGRIAQAYLFCGPRGTGKTSTGRILAKAVNCTTNQGKGEPCNTCPMCLSITEGSSMDVIEIDAASNTGVDDIRELKEKVQYAPALANYKVYIIDEVHMLSNSASNALLKTLEEPPPRVIFILATTEIHKVLPTIMSRCQRFDFHRVSLSDMTRKLEKISKAEDINIEPEALKLITRSAGGSFRDGENLLQQIATTYGAEISLSQVQAALGISGDERIKTLAENILKKDIKNGLKTLNAVVADGLDLKQFRRELLDYLRQVMLVNSGAESSLELTTDEKKALQKVSAITNLEGITKAIKAFSQLDFSSDTASSLSFELALVDASLNPDTAPATILPQAELPASKAEKPAVSNEPPQKEAQTETQDKTKNASEPAAASKPHAKESAPKLTRAAIPIDEKPKYTASAQPKEEEKVLIGAGDVIEQLKVSWKNILDQAPDNLKRSAAVAILRSAGVRPVSIEKNVVTLSFKYKYHKDKIEELENRKVTAEIISNFVGKTCTLVCISEAETNHLVKEAQKLGAQIISVEEK
- a CDS encoding SHOCT-like domain-containing protein — its product is MSENAKKILQMLSEGKITVDQANKLLEALGNEDAKPAPAAAITAKGVPKYLRVIINGTDEDSNAKVNVRVPMALLRAGIKLASILPADATNEIDSNLKEKGVNFDFKNLREEDIEPLIEAMTEMEVDVDSEGSKVKVFTE
- a CDS encoding DUF2089 domain-containing protein is translated as MAKDWQELTKLTQGATVTVERVKLVSSGIAIEGSFDLPALARLSAEDQVFVMAFVKCHGSIKDMEKFFGISYPTVKNRLQRIGANFSFVENFPTPPKTNEDDNILTELEKGGISVEEALRRLQR
- a CDS encoding tubulin/FtsZ family protein, which gives rise to MKLIVIGLGQCGSRIADEFARMDKRARSQRNVSICPGVFAVNTDQADLSGLVTIKPDHQHRILIGGRKTGGHGVGKINELGAEIARADADKVIDALRTTKRFYDADGFLVIAGAAGGTGSGSVSIIAQHIKERYMDKPVYALIALPFEHEEKTEERTVYNTAVCLKSISSVADAVILVENQRYVRKDFSLRYNLSKINSLIVEPFWDLLCAGEEKNSKYIGAKTMDAGDIIQTISGWTVIGHGKARVRTLTLPFDKTDHFRMKSVSNYKGIRAMDEAVSELSLKIDPRDAGRALFLISAPAKEINMDIIKEQGDWLREMAPNAIIRNGDYPREKDTMTVTVIFSELSDLERVRYYYNRSTSMMPVIKQRQADLADRRRDIDELSRDIPSLLE
- the gap gene encoding type I glyceraldehyde-3-phosphate dehydrogenase, with translation MVTRIGINGFGRIGRITLRTINQYHRGELEVVAVNDLADNKSNAHLLKWDSTYGKYPGTVESDDCSIIVDGKPIKVFSERDPMQIPWETAGVDLVIESTGLFTDAAKASAHLRGSVKTVVISAPAKGEDITVVMGVNEEKYNCNTHRVISNASCTTNCVAPLIKVLHDKFGVKKGFMTTCHAYTNDQKIQDMFHKDIRRARAAAVNVIPTTTGAAKAVALVLPELKGKLDGISFRIPSASVSLVDFVGELGRNVTVEEVNAAFKEAAQGKLAGILEYCEEELVSSDFKSNPASSIIDAPSTMVLDGNMVKVLSWYDNEWGYSTRLGDLIAYISK
- a CDS encoding 2-hydroxyacyl-CoA dehydratase family protein, with the protein product MKNNGHPKYIGITTTVPIEILLSAGYSPLDLNNIFVSDTNPDRLIRLAEKDGFPLNCCAWIKGIYGVCLDKGISEVICVTSGDCSNTQMLREVLNLKGIRTIPFDFPTEPNPAEVKASLSKLAIRLGTTLEAAEEWRKTLSPARELAHRLDYLCYAENKVSGFEDHYWLVSSSDFNSDYVKYQADLQKLLNTAKSRTPYPSTELRLAYLGVPSVFGQELYPYLEQNGARVVFNEIQRQFSLPEGGADISQSYTAYTYPYPMEYRLRDIQIQLTERRIDGIIHYTQAFCHRAIGDIILRQKLPLPILTLEGNADFHLNQHQKTRLEAFLDMLKAKKQINL
- the eno gene encoding phosphopyruvate hydratase, whose protein sequence is MSAVVKSIKAREILDSRGNPTVEADVVLSDGSFGRAAVPSGASTGSHEAVELRDGDKSRYNGLGVQKAVTNVNTTIAKAISGFKVSDQQGLDNLLLELDGTPNKAKLGANAMLATSLAVAHAAAASCHMPLYRYLNNCDEYILPVPMFNILNGGKHASNSTDFQEFMVMPTGAKSFAEALRMGTEVYHSLKKVLKGMNQNTTVGDEGGFAPSLPTNKDAVEVILKAIEKAGYRPGEDIFIALDPASSELYQEGKYTLATENKTLSSAEMVDYWCGWVEKYPIISIEDGLFEDDWDGWKMLTKKIDSKVQLVGDDFYVTNIKRLERGIKENASNSILIKLNQIGTLSETIAAIKMANNSAWTAVVSHRSGETEDTTIADLAVAMNAGQIKTGAPCRAERTAKYNRLLRIEEELGGKAKYPGKEAFFNLK